aagaaaagtattatatataatgaaaattaataaaattttcatgatTCATGACATCCTATTATTGTATTGAATATGATGAgggaaaaatacaatttttaaacgtaaaatgcaaattcattttaaatgtatacataaaatatgctataaagtaaattatttttaatctgtgTCCATTGCAACTGTAACTTGTGGGTCTTGTGGACCTTCATCAGAAGGTGGAGGTTGTGGAGGTTTAGAATCTTGTTCTACATCTGGTTCAGTAGGTTTACTACGTTTGTCATCTTCAATTTGAGATAAATAGACAGAAATTGCATCTTcatcatatattttaaaatctgtACCTTTTCCCACTACTGCGATAGAGAcattctgtaataaaataatttctcttataatatatcttacataagatttaaaaaatacttatatgctaaatttataagaaaaataggagagaagaaatttttatacaattttttatacaatttccatTTTGCCGAATACGACTAAAAACTCGAAAATCACgacaaattaacaaatttattaaaattattctattacatATGAAAGATGGTAAAACTTTgtcttcttttacttttttcacaAATCTACTACTTATGAAAAAAACATTGGAAACTAATAGAATGAACATCTTTCATTTACCTTTACTGATAAATCAACTTCATTTGGCAATGTATCTCTTAACGCACGAAGACCGTGTTTTATTAGTTCATCAAGATCACATGATAAAAGTTCATTAAGATGTTTTTCTAAGTATGTACGAGCACTCTGAGAACGTGCACCAATAGCCATTGCTTTACAATCAAAGTAATTTGATGATGGACATGTTTGATAAATATGTGGTCCTTGATcctttagaaatattaataatactttaataacaatttatccTTTGCTAGATAGTAATCAACCATTTAATCAAATCTACCTACATCATACCCAGCAATAAGTAAACCTACTCCATATGGTCTTCTATCATATCTTTGAGTACAtgtttgcaatttatttcccAGGGATGCAAGTAACCGACTTACAGGTAATAAATCATCatgagaatatttataatttaaacattcgGTTCGCATATATCGactataaacaaataaataaaaattcaaatcttaatttaataaagattttaaaacAATGATCATATCTTTATTAATAGTGACAcgatataattgatatattatgGTTTATAGTATACCTCAACATCCTAGCATCAGCTGTTAAACCTGAGATAGAAATTCCCATATGTTTATCTATgggaaatatctttttctgaTGAGCAGATAACTCAGAAGAAGCTCTTTTCAGAGCAATAAGGACTGCatgagttttatttttaagtcCTACAGTAGCTGATCCTAATTTCACAGCTTCCATTGCATATTCTACTTGATGTAAACGTCCTTGTGGACTCCAAACTGTGACATCACTGTCGTATTGATTCCGGaactgaaaaatatgaaaaattttttattattatttaatgttttatattaactaGTTTTATTCATTGTAGttgttataatatgttaaaatgaaaaagaatatcaatatgtaatatatacataatttaattccACGTACAAATTAACCCTTCTAATGATAAATATAGGTCCGCAAATACCATAATAATGATGtgatatactatattattacgtttcgtGAAAGAAACTATGTAAAATACATAccattattgaatattatttaattataaatataaaatgctatttattatttaaattattaatttatttaataaataacgtaaagTTGTAAAATACTTATGACCAACAACGaatctttttcataaaacaacTGTCATGCAGCGGTATTatgatcaaataaataatagagaGGACACTCCTTTGCTATCAGCTTGATAGTGAAAGCGCTATGTAGTAAAGTTCTAAACTATCATAATTTTAGTTTAAGAAATTAGTAATctctatttataaatttataaatcaccaatttataaattgctataaacgtttctaaaattatactcgaagttatttattattattataaagtttatttcatccagcgtaattattatatgtatatggttCATTTTGtctaaaaaattttactaaatgtgttaatcttgaaatttatttttaagttaaattaGTGGAGAATTAACGAATAAAACTTTGTTATatcaatttgttattattataataataagtataataaacgAACTTCATATAACTAAATATCGAAGTCGACTATGTATCGATTATTATCGATTCTTCTGCAATAATACTAAGTATAAGATTACCGATCTTAGATTCTTTTTTCGAAGAACGTGAATGGTTACGCTTGTCTTTTGTAAGTATAAGacaatatatatgaaaaattttaaaaagcttTTACGATATTTGCTTTATGtttcactttttataattataaaatttcttaaaattttgttcgctatgtttaatttttatctgcaTGAAAGAAAAGCTGAACTTCATTCTAAATTGTCTTCCTAAGCAAATGCACGTGACAGTATTCGTGcatatgttaataaattttgttttaaattttgataaaaattctatatttcatcattttgtttattaaaatttattattttgatcatctatattgttatataaatttatataaaaacatattctAATCAATTAGTTAACATAaccaattttaattaatgatacTTTTCTGACTGTGTTCAATTATTGCAAAAgatttaatacaaatacatatattgtagGCAGAATCAATCACTATGACAAATTCAAAGGGATATCGCAGAGGAACAAGGGATTTATTCTCCCGAAAGTTTCGCAAACATGGAACGATTCCATTGTCCACATATATGAAAGTGTACAAAGTGGGCGACATAGTTGATATCAAAGGCAATGGAGCTGTTCAAAAGGGAATGCCTTATAAAGTTTATCATGGGAAAACTGGACGTGTATTCAATGTTACTCCTCATGCTCTTGGTGTTATTGTCAATAAGAGAGTCCGTGGACGAATTATTGCCAAAAGAATTAATGTTCGTATTGAACATTTAACTCATTCTAAATGTAGAGAAGACTTTTTACAGCGTGTAAAGGATAATGAAAAACTTAAGGAATTAGCGAAGGAGAAGAACATAAAAGTAAAGCTAAAAAGACAGCCTGCTGAACCTAGGCCTGGACACATTGTATCAGGACGTGAAAATCCAATTTCACTTGCCCCTATTCCATATGAATTTATtgcttaaaatttaaataaacagcttttgaaaaaatcagtatcatttgtatatgtatttattcccatgtatattttaaatataattttattattttatttatttatttatttttctttagtccgtgcctctcggctttggacgaactttcagctttctttacagctctttattgcactaatcgccttcttatctctaatctaacactaatgcttataatctatttacacttatgtctacgatttattgcaacttagcctacacactattgccactttggtctttttgcctccttgctgtgNNNNNNNNNNNNNNNNNNNNNNNNNNNNNNNNNNNNNNNNNNNNNNNNNNNNNNNNNNNNNNNNNNNNNNNNNNNNNNNNNNNNNNNNNNNNNNNNNNNNNNNNNNNNNNNNNNNNNNNNNNNNNNNNNNNNNNNNNNNNNNNNNNNNNNNNNNNNNNNNNNNNNNNNNNNNNNNNNNNNNNNNNNNNNNNNNNNNNNNNNNNNNNNNNNNNNNNNNNNNNNNNNNNNNNNNNNNNNNNNNNNNNNNNNNNNNNNNNNNNNNNNNNNNNNNNNNNNNNNNNNNNNNNNNNNNNNNNNNNNNNNNNNNNNNNNNNNNNNNNNNNNNNNNNNNNNNNNNNNNNNNNNNNNNNNNNNNNNNNNNNNNNNNNNNNNNNNNNNNNNNNNNNNNNNNNNNNNNNNNNNNNNNNNNNNNNNNNNNNNNNNNNNNNNNNNNNNNNNNNNNNNNNNNNNNNNNNNNNNNNNNNNNNNNNNNNNNNNNNNNNNNNNNNNNNNNNNNNNNNNNNNNNNNNNNNNNNNNNNNNNNNNNNNNNNNNNNNNNNNNNNNNNNNNNNNNNNNNNNNNNNNNNNNNNNNNNNNNNNNNNNNNNNNNNNNNNNNNNNNNNNNNNNNNNNNNNNNNNNNNNNNNNNNNNNNNNNNNNNNNNNNNNNNNNNNNNNNNNNNNNNNNNNNNNNNNNNNNNNNNNNNNNNNNNNNNNNNNNNNNNNNNNNNNNNNNNNNNNNNNNNNNNNNNNNNNNNNNNNNNNNNNNNNNNNNNNNNNNNNNNNNNNNNNNNNNNNNNNNNNNNNNNNNNNNNNNNNNNNNNNNNNNNNNNNNNNNNNNNNNNNNNNNNNNNNNNNNNNNNNNNNNNNNNNNNNNNNNNNNNNNNNNNNNNNNNNNNNNNNNNNNNNNNNNNTCTGTAGTATGTACCCTAGGTATCTTATCTCCTCCACTTCTTCTAGTTCTTGCTCTCCCCAACTCCATTTTCTTTGtctccttttgtttcttctttt
The nucleotide sequence above comes from Bombus pyrosoma isolate SC7728 linkage group LG1, ASM1482585v1, whole genome shotgun sequence. Encoded proteins:
- the LOC122567228 gene encoding 60S ribosomal protein L21 — translated: MTNSKGYRRGTRDLFSRKFRKHGTIPLSTYMKVYKVGDIVDIKGNGAVQKGMPYKVYHGKTGRVFNVTPHALGVIVNKRVRGRIIAKRINVRIEHLTHSKCREDFLQRVKDNEKLKELAKEKNIKVKLKRQPAEPRPGHIVSGRENPISLAPIPYEFIA
- the LOC122567170 gene encoding proteasome subunit alpha type-1; translated protein: MFRNQYDSDVTVWSPQGRLHQVEYAMEAVKLGSATVGLKNKTHAVLIALKRASSELSAHQKKIFPIDKHMGISISGLTADARMLSRYMRTECLNYKYSHDDLLPVSRLLASLGNKLQTCTQRYDRRPYGVGLLIAGYDDQGPHIYQTCPSSNYFDCKAMAIGARSQSARTYLEKHLNELLSCDLDELIKHGLRALRDTLPNEVDLSVKNVSIAVVGKGTDFKIYDEDAISVYLSQIEDDKRSKPTEPDVEQDSKPPQPPPSDEGPQDPQVTVAMDTD